In Oxyura jamaicensis isolate SHBP4307 breed ruddy duck chromosome 23, BPBGC_Ojam_1.0, whole genome shotgun sequence, a single window of DNA contains:
- the KIAA1522 gene encoding uncharacterized protein KIAA1522 homolog isoform X3, with protein sequence MVVFMGRNLSLLLAFFKKGAAKTENDKRLSVQYKPGEECPDNVFFPSTRPPHLEELHNQAREGLKSLQHQEKQKQTKSAWDHGDTNSLQSCASSEDDSVSFRSRAASCLTDSTSEDALSIRSEMIQRKGSTFRPHDSFAKSSERAGRKRKERRTTVLGIPQHVQKELGLRNSREAKGHSANGRGGSQAPQPLLNGGQVSGDAIRIPTIDGNLPLLDVPGGARVRLGALEEADTALQKHIDRVYYDDTLLGRKTSAKLSPMARPKSLAVPGMTTSASPQELLSPVMSISPQGTYMSKIIPNAILPPMVDVVALTRSSVRTLSRCSLVSSSPASVRSLTRFSEHSARSREPSSSSDNWSHSQSTETIVSNSSTISSQGGSEHRQAEAGPRSEVDAAGRSDTDQISVYSSTSFASTCSKPAVAPVHTAHGLLAVGPRSVSGSSGRASPAFSTSSQAEGSDTGSLASERSSARSVSLRKMKKPPAPPRRTYSLHQKVEEGEPKVLGLPPKPDRRPQRESGVPWSPRSEPFSPTVEDEVFSPSSLSETSSVRSESLAGTSSPEASRGSPGPGDRGMTVVLREPTAQPKWSCLDGSDRTMSPSSGYSSQSGTPTLPTKGLGPPAASPGRVQPQKPDRVCSLQSPALSVSSSLTSISSSASDPAPSETLNCTQSRSDRYVIPPHPKVPAPFFLPPTKLQPPTAPAAPPAPSPDPPVPSIASQESSAKPSTKSPPPSPPPAYHPPPPPAKKEASPEPACEAPAEATWPPPPPPAPEVHDLSMADFPPPDEAYFSSLPLPDAAPALAAGQKQAPNPEAASSSFSAAISSRVQQQDPPAGAAQPPSPAKPPAEAIVPPPPPLPPPSALAPPPQTGLKKAANGSRADAKKEPVSRSKSGPVPKEDASLPIVTPSLLQMVRLRSVSVEPPAGAGAEERPVPQKPVRRALSTRQPPPAKDAVPSNQLHAAVHLKAAALSASEAAAASVPAEKPPGSKTAQPGPEGPPADGQLSPRHKSPTSTASFIFAKSSKKLVIETPSSPEAQADLKRNLVAELMNFSGQRSAAPAAVQQGPGKSQALRKPGKVPPPVAKKPSLGPGPALSPLSPKAPEALGTPVPDGKATAAPAEESRTQSEPAGTAEGRSAAAPGTEPPAQDR encoded by the exons ATGGTGGTTTTCATGGGCAGGAACCTCTCCTTGCTTCTGGCTTTCTTCAAGAAGG GCGCTGCCAAGACTGAGAACGACAAGCGGCTGAGCGTGCAGTACAAGCCGGGCGAGGAATGCCCCGACAATGTCTTCTTCCCCAGCACGCGGCCCCCGCacctggaggagctgcacaACCAGGCCCGCGAAGGGCTCAAGTCCCTGCAGCACCAAG agaagcagaagcagacCAAAAGTGCCTGGGACCACGGGGACACCAACAGCCTCCAG TCCTGCGCGTCCTCGGAGGATGACAGCGTGTCCTTCCGGAGCCGGGCGGCTTCCTGCCTCACTGACAGCACCTCCGAGGACGCCCTCTCCATCCGCTCCGAGATGATCCAGCGGAAAG GTTCCACCTTCCGTCCGCACGACTCCTTCGCCAAATCCTCGGAGAGGGCTggcaggaagaggaaggagaggaggacaACGGTGCTGGGCATCCCCCAGCATGTCCAGAAGGAGCTGG gtCTCAGGAACAGCCGGGAGGCCAAGGGACACTCTGCCAACGGGCGCGGGGGCAGCCAGGCACCGCAGCCCTTGCTGAACGGCGGCCAGGTCTCCGGCGATGCCATCCGCATCCCCACCATCGACGGGAACCTGCCACTGCTGGATGTCCCCGGCGGTGCCCGTGTCCGCCTGGGAGCCTTGGAGGAGGCggacacagccctgcagaagcaCATCGACCGCGTTTACTACGACGATACATTGCTGGGGAGGAAGACGTCGGCCAAGCTGTCGCCCATGGCGAGGCCGAAGTCACTGGCTGTGCCAGGCATGACCACCAGCGccagcccccaggagctgctgagcccCGTCATGTCCATCTCGCCCCAGGGCACCTACATGTCCAAGATCATCCCCAACGCCATCCTGCCGCCCATGGTGGACGTGGTGGCCCTGACGCGCAGCAGCGTGCGGACGCTGAGCCGCTGCAGTCTGGTGTCATCCAGCCCAGCCTCGGTGCGCTCCCTCACCCGCTTCTCGGAGCACAGCGCCCGCAGCCGCgagccctcctcctccagcgACAACTGGAGCCACTCGCAGTCCACCGAGACCATCGTATCCAACAGCTCCACCATCTCCTCGCAGGGTGGCTCTGAGCACCGGCAGGCCGAGGCAGGGCCACGCAGCGAGGTGGACGCAGCGGGACGCTCTGACACCGATCAGATCAGCGTCTACAGCTCCACCAGCTTCGCCAGCACCTGCTCCAAGCCCGCTGTAGCCCCCGTGCACACAGCACACGGGCTGCTGGCCGTGGGGCCCCGCAGCGTGAGCGGCAGCAGCGGCCGGGCATCCCCCGCCTTCAGCACAAGCAGCCAGGCAGAGGGCTCGGACACGGGCAGCCTGGCGAGCGAGCGCTCCTCGGCACGCAGTGTCTCCCTCAGGAAGATGAAGAAGCCCCCGGCACCCCCTCGCAGGACCTATTCGCTGCACCAGAAGGTGGAGGAGGGGGAACCcaaggtgctggggctgccccccaAGCCTGACAGGCGGCCCCAGCGGGAGAGCGGCGTGCCCTGGTCCCCCCGCTCTGAGCCCTTCAGCCCGACAGTCGAGGACGAGGTCTTCTCCCCATCATCGCTGAGCGAGACCAGCAGCGTCCGCTCCGAGAGCCTGGCTGGCACCAGCTCCCCTGAGGCCTcgcggggcagccccgggccaGGTGACCGTGGCATGACGGTGGTGCTGAGAGAGCCCACAGCTCAGCCCAAGTGGAGCTGCCTGGATGGCTCCGACCGCACCATGTCCCCCTCCAGCGGCTATTCCAGCCAGAGCGGGACCCCCACGCTGCCCACCAAGGGGCTGGGCCCCCCAGCTGCGTCCCCGGGCAGGGTCCAGCCCCAGAAGCCAGACCGGGTCTGCTCCTTGCAGTCCCCGGCGCTGTCCGTCTCGTCCTCCCTCACCTCCATCTCTTCCTCGGCCTCGGACCCGGCTCCCTCTGAGACGCTAAACTGCACGCAGAGCCGCTCGGACAGGTACGTCATCCCGCCGCACCCCAAGGTGCCCGCTCCTTTCTTCCTGCCACCCACAAAGCTCCAGCCACCCacagcccccgccgccccccccgccccctcacCAGACCCACCAGTGCCCAGCATCGCCAGCCAGGAGTCCTCAGCCAAGCCCAGCACCAAGTCTCCTCCGCCGTCGCCACCACCTGCCTACCACCCGCCTCCACCGCCGGCTAAGAAGGAGGCAAGCCCCGAGCCTGCCTGCGAGGCCCCTGCGGAGGCCACCTGgcccccaccacccccaccaGCCCCCGAGGTGCACGACCTGTCCATGGCAGACTTCCCCCCTCCGGACGAAGCGtatttctccagcctgcccctGCCAGATGCTGCGCCGGCTCTGGCAGCCGGGCAGAAGCAGGCACCAAACCCAGAGGCTGCGTCTTCCTCATTCTCGGCCGCCATCTCCTCGCGTGTCCAGCAGCAGGACCCGCCGGCCGGGGCAGCGCAGCCGCCATCCCCTGCCAAGCCTCCTGCCGAGGCCATCGTGCCCCCGCCGCCacctctccccccaccctcaGCTCTTGCTCCGCCACCCCAAACCGGCCTTAAGAAGGCTGCAAACGGCTCCCGGGCGGATGCCAAGAAGGAGCCGGTGTCACGGAGCAAGAGCGGCCCGGTGCCCAAGGAGGACGCCAGCCTGCCCATCGTCACGCCCTCGCTGCTGCAGATGGTGCGGCTGCGCTCCGTCAGCGTGGAGCCgcccgccggggccggggccgaggAGCGGCCGGTGCCCCAAAAGCCCGTCCGCCGGGCCCTGTCCACGCGGCAGCCCCCTCCTGCCAAAGATGCGGTGCCTTCGAACCAGCTCCATGCCGCTGTGCACCTCAAGGCTGCCGCCTTGTCCGCCAGCGAGGCTGCGGCAGCCTCCGTGCCGGCTGAGAAACCCCCGGGCAGCAAAACGGCTCAGCCCGGCCCTGAGGGGCCGCCTGCAGATGGGCAGCTCTCCCCCAGGCACAAGTCACCCACCTCCACTGCCAGCTTCATCTTCGCCAAGAGCTCTAAGAAGCTGGTGATCGAGACGCCCTCATCGCCCGAAGCACAGGCCGACCTGAAGAGGAACTTGGTTGCTGAGCTAATGAATTTCTCGGGCCAGCGCTCGGCAGCCCCGGCCGCTGTCCAGCAGGGCCCAGGGAAATCACAAGCGCTCCGAAAGCCCGGCAAGGTGCCCCCGCCTGTTGCCAAGAAGCCTTCGCTTGGCCCAGGGCCGGCCCTGTCACCTCTGAGCCCAAAGGCACCCGAGGCTCTGGGCACCCCCGTGCCGGACGGGAAGGCCACGGCAGCCCCGGCGGAGGAGAGCAGGACTCAGAGCGAGCCGGCAGGGACAGCCGAGGGCAGGAGCGCTGCAGCCCCGGGCACGGAGCCGCCAGCACAAG ACAGATGA
- the KIAA1522 gene encoding uncharacterized protein KIAA1522 homolog isoform X1 yields MGSGRRWALPAAAMSAPAAPAVGGEAEPGGPAAAAVAAAPRQKKGGKAGSLRRAFSWLRGRKRRRRGGSPPPGSPQQQQQQGAGAAKTENDKRLSVQYKPGEECPDNVFFPSTRPPHLEELHNQAREGLKSLQHQEKQKQTKSAWDHGDTNSLQSCASSEDDSVSFRSRAASCLTDSTSEDALSIRSEMIQRKGSTFRPHDSFAKSSERAGRKRKERRTTVLGIPQHVQKELGLRNSREAKGHSANGRGGSQAPQPLLNGGQVSGDAIRIPTIDGNLPLLDVPGGARVRLGALEEADTALQKHIDRVYYDDTLLGRKTSAKLSPMARPKSLAVPGMTTSASPQELLSPVMSISPQGTYMSKIIPNAILPPMVDVVALTRSSVRTLSRCSLVSSSPASVRSLTRFSEHSARSREPSSSSDNWSHSQSTETIVSNSSTISSQGGSEHRQAEAGPRSEVDAAGRSDTDQISVYSSTSFASTCSKPAVAPVHTAHGLLAVGPRSVSGSSGRASPAFSTSSQAEGSDTGSLASERSSARSVSLRKMKKPPAPPRRTYSLHQKVEEGEPKVLGLPPKPDRRPQRESGVPWSPRSEPFSPTVEDEVFSPSSLSETSSVRSESLAGTSSPEASRGSPGPGDRGMTVVLREPTAQPKWSCLDGSDRTMSPSSGYSSQSGTPTLPTKGLGPPAASPGRVQPQKPDRVCSLQSPALSVSSSLTSISSSASDPAPSETLNCTQSRSDRYVIPPHPKVPAPFFLPPTKLQPPTAPAAPPAPSPDPPVPSIASQESSAKPSTKSPPPSPPPAYHPPPPPAKKEASPEPACEAPAEATWPPPPPPAPEVHDLSMADFPPPDEAYFSSLPLPDAAPALAAGQKQAPNPEAASSSFSAAISSRVQQQDPPAGAAQPPSPAKPPAEAIVPPPPPLPPPSALAPPPQTGLKKAANGSRADAKKEPVSRSKSGPVPKEDASLPIVTPSLLQMVRLRSVSVEPPAGAGAEERPVPQKPVRRALSTRQPPPAKDAVPSNQLHAAVHLKAAALSASEAAAASVPAEKPPGSKTAQPGPEGPPADGQLSPRHKSPTSTASFIFAKSSKKLVIETPSSPEAQADLKRNLVAELMNFSGQRSAAPAAVQQGPGKSQALRKPGKVPPPVAKKPSLGPGPALSPLSPKAPEALGTPVPDGKATAAPAEESRTQSEPAGTAEGRSAAAPGTEPPAQDR; encoded by the exons GCGCTGCCAAGACTGAGAACGACAAGCGGCTGAGCGTGCAGTACAAGCCGGGCGAGGAATGCCCCGACAATGTCTTCTTCCCCAGCACGCGGCCCCCGCacctggaggagctgcacaACCAGGCCCGCGAAGGGCTCAAGTCCCTGCAGCACCAAG agaagcagaagcagacCAAAAGTGCCTGGGACCACGGGGACACCAACAGCCTCCAG TCCTGCGCGTCCTCGGAGGATGACAGCGTGTCCTTCCGGAGCCGGGCGGCTTCCTGCCTCACTGACAGCACCTCCGAGGACGCCCTCTCCATCCGCTCCGAGATGATCCAGCGGAAAG GTTCCACCTTCCGTCCGCACGACTCCTTCGCCAAATCCTCGGAGAGGGCTggcaggaagaggaaggagaggaggacaACGGTGCTGGGCATCCCCCAGCATGTCCAGAAGGAGCTGG gtCTCAGGAACAGCCGGGAGGCCAAGGGACACTCTGCCAACGGGCGCGGGGGCAGCCAGGCACCGCAGCCCTTGCTGAACGGCGGCCAGGTCTCCGGCGATGCCATCCGCATCCCCACCATCGACGGGAACCTGCCACTGCTGGATGTCCCCGGCGGTGCCCGTGTCCGCCTGGGAGCCTTGGAGGAGGCggacacagccctgcagaagcaCATCGACCGCGTTTACTACGACGATACATTGCTGGGGAGGAAGACGTCGGCCAAGCTGTCGCCCATGGCGAGGCCGAAGTCACTGGCTGTGCCAGGCATGACCACCAGCGccagcccccaggagctgctgagcccCGTCATGTCCATCTCGCCCCAGGGCACCTACATGTCCAAGATCATCCCCAACGCCATCCTGCCGCCCATGGTGGACGTGGTGGCCCTGACGCGCAGCAGCGTGCGGACGCTGAGCCGCTGCAGTCTGGTGTCATCCAGCCCAGCCTCGGTGCGCTCCCTCACCCGCTTCTCGGAGCACAGCGCCCGCAGCCGCgagccctcctcctccagcgACAACTGGAGCCACTCGCAGTCCACCGAGACCATCGTATCCAACAGCTCCACCATCTCCTCGCAGGGTGGCTCTGAGCACCGGCAGGCCGAGGCAGGGCCACGCAGCGAGGTGGACGCAGCGGGACGCTCTGACACCGATCAGATCAGCGTCTACAGCTCCACCAGCTTCGCCAGCACCTGCTCCAAGCCCGCTGTAGCCCCCGTGCACACAGCACACGGGCTGCTGGCCGTGGGGCCCCGCAGCGTGAGCGGCAGCAGCGGCCGGGCATCCCCCGCCTTCAGCACAAGCAGCCAGGCAGAGGGCTCGGACACGGGCAGCCTGGCGAGCGAGCGCTCCTCGGCACGCAGTGTCTCCCTCAGGAAGATGAAGAAGCCCCCGGCACCCCCTCGCAGGACCTATTCGCTGCACCAGAAGGTGGAGGAGGGGGAACCcaaggtgctggggctgccccccaAGCCTGACAGGCGGCCCCAGCGGGAGAGCGGCGTGCCCTGGTCCCCCCGCTCTGAGCCCTTCAGCCCGACAGTCGAGGACGAGGTCTTCTCCCCATCATCGCTGAGCGAGACCAGCAGCGTCCGCTCCGAGAGCCTGGCTGGCACCAGCTCCCCTGAGGCCTcgcggggcagccccgggccaGGTGACCGTGGCATGACGGTGGTGCTGAGAGAGCCCACAGCTCAGCCCAAGTGGAGCTGCCTGGATGGCTCCGACCGCACCATGTCCCCCTCCAGCGGCTATTCCAGCCAGAGCGGGACCCCCACGCTGCCCACCAAGGGGCTGGGCCCCCCAGCTGCGTCCCCGGGCAGGGTCCAGCCCCAGAAGCCAGACCGGGTCTGCTCCTTGCAGTCCCCGGCGCTGTCCGTCTCGTCCTCCCTCACCTCCATCTCTTCCTCGGCCTCGGACCCGGCTCCCTCTGAGACGCTAAACTGCACGCAGAGCCGCTCGGACAGGTACGTCATCCCGCCGCACCCCAAGGTGCCCGCTCCTTTCTTCCTGCCACCCACAAAGCTCCAGCCACCCacagcccccgccgccccccccgccccctcacCAGACCCACCAGTGCCCAGCATCGCCAGCCAGGAGTCCTCAGCCAAGCCCAGCACCAAGTCTCCTCCGCCGTCGCCACCACCTGCCTACCACCCGCCTCCACCGCCGGCTAAGAAGGAGGCAAGCCCCGAGCCTGCCTGCGAGGCCCCTGCGGAGGCCACCTGgcccccaccacccccaccaGCCCCCGAGGTGCACGACCTGTCCATGGCAGACTTCCCCCCTCCGGACGAAGCGtatttctccagcctgcccctGCCAGATGCTGCGCCGGCTCTGGCAGCCGGGCAGAAGCAGGCACCAAACCCAGAGGCTGCGTCTTCCTCATTCTCGGCCGCCATCTCCTCGCGTGTCCAGCAGCAGGACCCGCCGGCCGGGGCAGCGCAGCCGCCATCCCCTGCCAAGCCTCCTGCCGAGGCCATCGTGCCCCCGCCGCCacctctccccccaccctcaGCTCTTGCTCCGCCACCCCAAACCGGCCTTAAGAAGGCTGCAAACGGCTCCCGGGCGGATGCCAAGAAGGAGCCGGTGTCACGGAGCAAGAGCGGCCCGGTGCCCAAGGAGGACGCCAGCCTGCCCATCGTCACGCCCTCGCTGCTGCAGATGGTGCGGCTGCGCTCCGTCAGCGTGGAGCCgcccgccggggccggggccgaggAGCGGCCGGTGCCCCAAAAGCCCGTCCGCCGGGCCCTGTCCACGCGGCAGCCCCCTCCTGCCAAAGATGCGGTGCCTTCGAACCAGCTCCATGCCGCTGTGCACCTCAAGGCTGCCGCCTTGTCCGCCAGCGAGGCTGCGGCAGCCTCCGTGCCGGCTGAGAAACCCCCGGGCAGCAAAACGGCTCAGCCCGGCCCTGAGGGGCCGCCTGCAGATGGGCAGCTCTCCCCCAGGCACAAGTCACCCACCTCCACTGCCAGCTTCATCTTCGCCAAGAGCTCTAAGAAGCTGGTGATCGAGACGCCCTCATCGCCCGAAGCACAGGCCGACCTGAAGAGGAACTTGGTTGCTGAGCTAATGAATTTCTCGGGCCAGCGCTCGGCAGCCCCGGCCGCTGTCCAGCAGGGCCCAGGGAAATCACAAGCGCTCCGAAAGCCCGGCAAGGTGCCCCCGCCTGTTGCCAAGAAGCCTTCGCTTGGCCCAGGGCCGGCCCTGTCACCTCTGAGCCCAAAGGCACCCGAGGCTCTGGGCACCCCCGTGCCGGACGGGAAGGCCACGGCAGCCCCGGCGGAGGAGAGCAGGACTCAGAGCGAGCCGGCAGGGACAGCCGAGGGCAGGAGCGCTGCAGCCCCGGGCACGGAGCCGCCAGCACAAG ACAGATGA
- the KIAA1522 gene encoding uncharacterized protein KIAA1522 homolog isoform X2, which produces MGNAHRKRSPAGTKAGSSWPWGRAGKQRAGAAKTENDKRLSVQYKPGEECPDNVFFPSTRPPHLEELHNQAREGLKSLQHQEKQKQTKSAWDHGDTNSLQSCASSEDDSVSFRSRAASCLTDSTSEDALSIRSEMIQRKGSTFRPHDSFAKSSERAGRKRKERRTTVLGIPQHVQKELGLRNSREAKGHSANGRGGSQAPQPLLNGGQVSGDAIRIPTIDGNLPLLDVPGGARVRLGALEEADTALQKHIDRVYYDDTLLGRKTSAKLSPMARPKSLAVPGMTTSASPQELLSPVMSISPQGTYMSKIIPNAILPPMVDVVALTRSSVRTLSRCSLVSSSPASVRSLTRFSEHSARSREPSSSSDNWSHSQSTETIVSNSSTISSQGGSEHRQAEAGPRSEVDAAGRSDTDQISVYSSTSFASTCSKPAVAPVHTAHGLLAVGPRSVSGSSGRASPAFSTSSQAEGSDTGSLASERSSARSVSLRKMKKPPAPPRRTYSLHQKVEEGEPKVLGLPPKPDRRPQRESGVPWSPRSEPFSPTVEDEVFSPSSLSETSSVRSESLAGTSSPEASRGSPGPGDRGMTVVLREPTAQPKWSCLDGSDRTMSPSSGYSSQSGTPTLPTKGLGPPAASPGRVQPQKPDRVCSLQSPALSVSSSLTSISSSASDPAPSETLNCTQSRSDRYVIPPHPKVPAPFFLPPTKLQPPTAPAAPPAPSPDPPVPSIASQESSAKPSTKSPPPSPPPAYHPPPPPAKKEASPEPACEAPAEATWPPPPPPAPEVHDLSMADFPPPDEAYFSSLPLPDAAPALAAGQKQAPNPEAASSSFSAAISSRVQQQDPPAGAAQPPSPAKPPAEAIVPPPPPLPPPSALAPPPQTGLKKAANGSRADAKKEPVSRSKSGPVPKEDASLPIVTPSLLQMVRLRSVSVEPPAGAGAEERPVPQKPVRRALSTRQPPPAKDAVPSNQLHAAVHLKAAALSASEAAAASVPAEKPPGSKTAQPGPEGPPADGQLSPRHKSPTSTASFIFAKSSKKLVIETPSSPEAQADLKRNLVAELMNFSGQRSAAPAAVQQGPGKSQALRKPGKVPPPVAKKPSLGPGPALSPLSPKAPEALGTPVPDGKATAAPAEESRTQSEPAGTAEGRSAAAPGTEPPAQDR; this is translated from the exons GCGCTGCCAAGACTGAGAACGACAAGCGGCTGAGCGTGCAGTACAAGCCGGGCGAGGAATGCCCCGACAATGTCTTCTTCCCCAGCACGCGGCCCCCGCacctggaggagctgcacaACCAGGCCCGCGAAGGGCTCAAGTCCCTGCAGCACCAAG agaagcagaagcagacCAAAAGTGCCTGGGACCACGGGGACACCAACAGCCTCCAG TCCTGCGCGTCCTCGGAGGATGACAGCGTGTCCTTCCGGAGCCGGGCGGCTTCCTGCCTCACTGACAGCACCTCCGAGGACGCCCTCTCCATCCGCTCCGAGATGATCCAGCGGAAAG GTTCCACCTTCCGTCCGCACGACTCCTTCGCCAAATCCTCGGAGAGGGCTggcaggaagaggaaggagaggaggacaACGGTGCTGGGCATCCCCCAGCATGTCCAGAAGGAGCTGG gtCTCAGGAACAGCCGGGAGGCCAAGGGACACTCTGCCAACGGGCGCGGGGGCAGCCAGGCACCGCAGCCCTTGCTGAACGGCGGCCAGGTCTCCGGCGATGCCATCCGCATCCCCACCATCGACGGGAACCTGCCACTGCTGGATGTCCCCGGCGGTGCCCGTGTCCGCCTGGGAGCCTTGGAGGAGGCggacacagccctgcagaagcaCATCGACCGCGTTTACTACGACGATACATTGCTGGGGAGGAAGACGTCGGCCAAGCTGTCGCCCATGGCGAGGCCGAAGTCACTGGCTGTGCCAGGCATGACCACCAGCGccagcccccaggagctgctgagcccCGTCATGTCCATCTCGCCCCAGGGCACCTACATGTCCAAGATCATCCCCAACGCCATCCTGCCGCCCATGGTGGACGTGGTGGCCCTGACGCGCAGCAGCGTGCGGACGCTGAGCCGCTGCAGTCTGGTGTCATCCAGCCCAGCCTCGGTGCGCTCCCTCACCCGCTTCTCGGAGCACAGCGCCCGCAGCCGCgagccctcctcctccagcgACAACTGGAGCCACTCGCAGTCCACCGAGACCATCGTATCCAACAGCTCCACCATCTCCTCGCAGGGTGGCTCTGAGCACCGGCAGGCCGAGGCAGGGCCACGCAGCGAGGTGGACGCAGCGGGACGCTCTGACACCGATCAGATCAGCGTCTACAGCTCCACCAGCTTCGCCAGCACCTGCTCCAAGCCCGCTGTAGCCCCCGTGCACACAGCACACGGGCTGCTGGCCGTGGGGCCCCGCAGCGTGAGCGGCAGCAGCGGCCGGGCATCCCCCGCCTTCAGCACAAGCAGCCAGGCAGAGGGCTCGGACACGGGCAGCCTGGCGAGCGAGCGCTCCTCGGCACGCAGTGTCTCCCTCAGGAAGATGAAGAAGCCCCCGGCACCCCCTCGCAGGACCTATTCGCTGCACCAGAAGGTGGAGGAGGGGGAACCcaaggtgctggggctgccccccaAGCCTGACAGGCGGCCCCAGCGGGAGAGCGGCGTGCCCTGGTCCCCCCGCTCTGAGCCCTTCAGCCCGACAGTCGAGGACGAGGTCTTCTCCCCATCATCGCTGAGCGAGACCAGCAGCGTCCGCTCCGAGAGCCTGGCTGGCACCAGCTCCCCTGAGGCCTcgcggggcagccccgggccaGGTGACCGTGGCATGACGGTGGTGCTGAGAGAGCCCACAGCTCAGCCCAAGTGGAGCTGCCTGGATGGCTCCGACCGCACCATGTCCCCCTCCAGCGGCTATTCCAGCCAGAGCGGGACCCCCACGCTGCCCACCAAGGGGCTGGGCCCCCCAGCTGCGTCCCCGGGCAGGGTCCAGCCCCAGAAGCCAGACCGGGTCTGCTCCTTGCAGTCCCCGGCGCTGTCCGTCTCGTCCTCCCTCACCTCCATCTCTTCCTCGGCCTCGGACCCGGCTCCCTCTGAGACGCTAAACTGCACGCAGAGCCGCTCGGACAGGTACGTCATCCCGCCGCACCCCAAGGTGCCCGCTCCTTTCTTCCTGCCACCCACAAAGCTCCAGCCACCCacagcccccgccgccccccccgccccctcacCAGACCCACCAGTGCCCAGCATCGCCAGCCAGGAGTCCTCAGCCAAGCCCAGCACCAAGTCTCCTCCGCCGTCGCCACCACCTGCCTACCACCCGCCTCCACCGCCGGCTAAGAAGGAGGCAAGCCCCGAGCCTGCCTGCGAGGCCCCTGCGGAGGCCACCTGgcccccaccacccccaccaGCCCCCGAGGTGCACGACCTGTCCATGGCAGACTTCCCCCCTCCGGACGAAGCGtatttctccagcctgcccctGCCAGATGCTGCGCCGGCTCTGGCAGCCGGGCAGAAGCAGGCACCAAACCCAGAGGCTGCGTCTTCCTCATTCTCGGCCGCCATCTCCTCGCGTGTCCAGCAGCAGGACCCGCCGGCCGGGGCAGCGCAGCCGCCATCCCCTGCCAAGCCTCCTGCCGAGGCCATCGTGCCCCCGCCGCCacctctccccccaccctcaGCTCTTGCTCCGCCACCCCAAACCGGCCTTAAGAAGGCTGCAAACGGCTCCCGGGCGGATGCCAAGAAGGAGCCGGTGTCACGGAGCAAGAGCGGCCCGGTGCCCAAGGAGGACGCCAGCCTGCCCATCGTCACGCCCTCGCTGCTGCAGATGGTGCGGCTGCGCTCCGTCAGCGTGGAGCCgcccgccggggccggggccgaggAGCGGCCGGTGCCCCAAAAGCCCGTCCGCCGGGCCCTGTCCACGCGGCAGCCCCCTCCTGCCAAAGATGCGGTGCCTTCGAACCAGCTCCATGCCGCTGTGCACCTCAAGGCTGCCGCCTTGTCCGCCAGCGAGGCTGCGGCAGCCTCCGTGCCGGCTGAGAAACCCCCGGGCAGCAAAACGGCTCAGCCCGGCCCTGAGGGGCCGCCTGCAGATGGGCAGCTCTCCCCCAGGCACAAGTCACCCACCTCCACTGCCAGCTTCATCTTCGCCAAGAGCTCTAAGAAGCTGGTGATCGAGACGCCCTCATCGCCCGAAGCACAGGCCGACCTGAAGAGGAACTTGGTTGCTGAGCTAATGAATTTCTCGGGCCAGCGCTCGGCAGCCCCGGCCGCTGTCCAGCAGGGCCCAGGGAAATCACAAGCGCTCCGAAAGCCCGGCAAGGTGCCCCCGCCTGTTGCCAAGAAGCCTTCGCTTGGCCCAGGGCCGGCCCTGTCACCTCTGAGCCCAAAGGCACCCGAGGCTCTGGGCACCCCCGTGCCGGACGGGAAGGCCACGGCAGCCCCGGCGGAGGAGAGCAGGACTCAGAGCGAGCCGGCAGGGACAGCCGAGGGCAGGAGCGCTGCAGCCCCGGGCACGGAGCCGCCAGCACAAG ACAGATGA